Proteins found in one Verrucomicrobiia bacterium genomic segment:
- a CDS encoding RtcB family protein has protein sequence MNTKDFLRLGVPLGEATRRATDFVSKFILDDGDKSRLDEEVAAIVANPGAFLDDALRKDFAKALLNAPPPPRAEPVKYHQWGTGLEHEAVIQMEKACLLPVSVAGALMPDAHVGYGLPIGGVLATENAVIPYAVGVDIACRMKMTVLDIPVRDLEQRQERLTRAIEAETRFGVGASFRERRRHEVLDADWSVSPITKLNKDKAWSQLGTSGSGNHFVEFGLFTAHGEIVSPTGQAGSTVPLPAGTYVALLSHSGSRGTGAAVCDYYSKLAFSQFPDLPSELKRLAWLSLDSQEGQEYWAAMELMGRYAAANHACIHRHIAEHLGAQVLLDLENHHNFAWRERHVIGGVEREVIVHRKGATPAGSGVLGIIPGSMAAPGFVVSGKGNPESLNSCSHGAGRAMSRKAANEKFNWKDVNRLLKQQGVTLISAGLDEVPMAYKNIRDVMAAQRDLVTVLGEFLPKLVKMAPAGERPED, from the coding sequence ATGAATACGAAAGATTTTCTCCGTCTCGGCGTGCCGTTGGGAGAAGCCACGCGGCGGGCGACAGATTTTGTTTCCAAGTTCATCCTCGACGACGGCGACAAGTCGCGGTTGGACGAGGAGGTTGCGGCCATTGTGGCGAACCCCGGCGCTTTCCTTGACGACGCGCTGCGGAAGGATTTTGCGAAGGCGTTGTTGAATGCGCCGCCGCCACCCCGCGCCGAGCCGGTGAAATATCATCAGTGGGGCACCGGGCTGGAGCACGAGGCGGTGATTCAGATGGAGAAGGCGTGTCTGTTGCCGGTGTCGGTGGCGGGCGCGTTAATGCCGGATGCGCACGTGGGCTATGGCCTGCCCATCGGCGGTGTGCTGGCCACGGAGAACGCCGTGATTCCTTACGCCGTGGGCGTGGACATCGCCTGCCGCATGAAGATGACGGTGCTGGACATCCCGGTGCGTGATCTGGAGCAGCGGCAGGAGCGGCTTACGCGCGCCATCGAGGCGGAGACGCGCTTCGGCGTGGGCGCGTCGTTCCGCGAGCGTCGTCGGCATGAGGTGCTGGATGCGGATTGGTCGGTCAGTCCGATCACGAAGCTGAACAAGGACAAGGCGTGGTCGCAACTTGGCACGAGCGGCAGCGGGAATCATTTCGTGGAGTTCGGGCTGTTCACGGCGCACGGGGAAATTGTGAGTCCAACTGGACAGGCTGGAAGCACTGTCCCACTACCCGCCGGCACCTATGTAGCGCTGCTCTCGCACAGCGGCAGCCGCGGCACGGGAGCAGCGGTGTGCGATTATTACAGCAAGCTCGCTTTCAGCCAATTTCCCGATTTGCCGAGTGAATTGAAACGGCTCGCGTGGCTGTCGCTGGATTCACAGGAAGGCCAAGAATACTGGGCCGCCATGGAACTGATGGGACGTTACGCGGCGGCGAACCACGCGTGCATCCACCGCCACATCGCGGAACACCTGGGCGCCCAGGTGCTGCTTGATTTGGAGAATCATCACAATTTCGCGTGGCGGGAACGGCATGTCATCGGCGGCGTGGAGCGCGAGGTCATCGTGCATCGCAAGGGCGCGACGCCGGCGGGATCCGGCGTGCTGGGCATCATCCCGGGTTCGATGGCGGCGCCGGGATTCGTGGTCAGCGGCAAGGGCAATCCGGAATCGCTGAACTCGTGCTCGCACGGCGCGGGCCGCGCCATGAGCCGCAAGGCCGCCAACGAGAAGTTCAACTGGAAGGACGTGAACCGCCTGCTCAAGCAGCAGGGCGTGACGCTCATCAGTGCCGGCCTGGACGAAGTGCCGATGGCCTACAAAAACATCCGCGACGTCATGGCGGCGCAGCGGGATTTGGTCACCGTGCTGGGCGAGTTCCTGCCCAAGCTGGTGAAGATGGCGCCCGCCGGCGAGCGCCCGGAGGATTGA
- a CDS encoding response regulator: MSASLQILLIEDSEIDAELIARTLKSARLAFRLTRIESEPELRHALEAQQPDVILSDHGLPSFDGFKALAIVRASRPELPFIFVSGSNDQQMVMDMFDRGATDYVFKHDIHDLGPAVRHALEPQPEDIPAPESLPHPELELGLPAASPPLPVYAPPIGHLRYCPWCHRTHGVDGRWVGLETYLADHVETSILREICAACLSAQSK, from the coding sequence GTGAGTGCTTCGTTACAAATCCTGCTGATCGAGGACAGCGAGATCGATGCTGAATTGATTGCGCGCACCTTGAAGTCCGCCCGGCTCGCGTTTCGCCTGACGCGCATCGAGTCCGAGCCCGAATTGCGTCACGCCCTGGAGGCGCAACAGCCCGACGTCATCCTGTCTGACCACGGACTGCCCTCGTTCGACGGCTTCAAGGCGCTGGCCATCGTGCGGGCATCCCGGCCGGAACTGCCGTTCATCTTTGTCAGCGGGTCCAATGACCAGCAAATGGTGATGGACATGTTTGATCGCGGGGCAACCGACTACGTCTTCAAGCACGACATTCACGATTTGGGGCCGGCAGTGCGTCACGCGCTTGAGCCCCAGCCGGAAGACATCCCGGCGCCGGAGTCACTCCCGCATCCGGAACTGGAACTGGGCCTGCCCGCCGCTTCGCCTCCACTGCCGGTTTACGCGCCGCCCATCGGGCACTTGCGGTATTGCCCATGGTGTCACCGGACCCACGGCGTCGATGGCCGGTGGGTCGGCCTGGAGACCTACCTCGCGGACCACGTTGAAACCAGCATTCTGCGGGAGATCTGCGCCGCATGTTTGTCGGCGCAATCCAAGTAG
- a CDS encoding glycoside hydrolase family 2 protein — protein sequence MSPSSVAQGDGGSGMSRRHFLALTTVAAGATTLAGCATFQRDPANALAAERFPLDGAWEVAPVDKDDWLPATVPGCVHTDLLAAGRIPDPFYRDNEASLQWIGQSDWRYRRTFQVPAGVRQRDRVLLRCEGLDTLATLKLNGHVLGSTDNMFRGWEFDVKLLLTDGANEIEITFASPYPVMARRNAERPLYEWIGSHEPKGRAWVRKEPCSFGWDWGAVLPSCGIWRPIEILGYDEGRLHSFLVLQDHSQPGRVGLEVAVEAELVRPVSASARVTVQHAGHLVAKATMPCPGGQGRVALEIKNPQLWWPAGMGRQPLYEVTVELLNPDGQVLGRMTKRLGLRRLELLPPEGALPLRFAVNGVPFFAKGANFIPTDVFATRVTPERLRRYVADAVAVNMNSLRFWGGGYYEEDALFDACDELGVCVWLDFKFACSAYPAFDDAFLANVRQEARDNLLRLRHHACIAVWCGNNEIGLMTKEKWSDQSMGQADYDKLFKELLGAEVKALAPQANYVSGSPDCGDVHFWKVWHGGEQFEIYRTLDGFMSEFGFQSFPHPRTIRAFTTEADRASVLSPVMKWHQRSNNDGNEKIVAMIPNYFKAPKDFESTVWLSQILQGYGIKMGAEHWRQSMPKSMGCVYWQYNDCWPVVSWSSVDYFGRWKALHFLARRFYAPLLVSGLEHPADASIEIFVTSDQLADTRGQLVWEVTNPQGTVLLRDALPLDIPARTSRRVQVLQLGREAQRHGPANLLTWLRLEVGGRVVSENLVLLVRPKEVALPDPRLSFTVQAAGAEHHVTLRSEHPALWAWLDVEDVDAAFSDNFLHVQPDRPVTVVVRPQHPLDRAGLVRALRIRSLFDLSA from the coding sequence ATGTCACCTTCATCTGTCGCTCAAGGCGATGGCGGCTCCGGCATGAGCCGCCGCCATTTTCTGGCGTTAACCACGGTGGCCGCCGGCGCCACCACACTCGCGGGCTGCGCGACCTTTCAACGCGACCCGGCCAATGCGCTGGCCGCCGAACGATTCCCGCTGGATGGCGCGTGGGAGGTGGCGCCGGTGGACAAAGACGACTGGCTGCCGGCCACCGTGCCGGGCTGTGTGCACACGGATTTGCTGGCGGCCGGCCGGATTCCGGATCCGTTTTACCGGGACAATGAAGCGTCGTTGCAGTGGATCGGGCAGTCCGACTGGCGTTATCGCCGCACCTTCCAGGTTCCGGCCGGGGTGCGGCAGCGCGACCGTGTGCTGCTGCGGTGCGAGGGGCTGGATACGCTGGCAACGCTCAAACTCAACGGACATGTCCTGGGTTCGACCGACAACATGTTTCGCGGGTGGGAATTTGACGTGAAGCTGCTCCTGACCGACGGCGCGAACGAAATCGAAATCACCTTTGCCTCGCCGTATCCGGTGATGGCCCGGCGCAACGCCGAACGGCCGTTGTATGAATGGATCGGCTCGCACGAGCCCAAGGGGCGGGCGTGGGTGCGCAAGGAACCGTGCAGCTTCGGCTGGGATTGGGGGGCCGTGCTGCCTTCGTGTGGCATCTGGCGGCCCATCGAAATCCTCGGCTACGACGAAGGCCGGCTGCACAGTTTTCTCGTGTTGCAGGATCATTCCCAGCCCGGCCGGGTCGGGCTGGAGGTGGCGGTTGAAGCGGAGCTGGTGCGGCCCGTTTCCGCGTCCGCGCGCGTCACGGTGCAACACGCGGGACACTTGGTGGCGAAGGCCACGATGCCGTGTCCCGGCGGGCAGGGGCGGGTGGCCCTCGAAATCAAGAATCCGCAGTTGTGGTGGCCGGCGGGCATGGGCCGGCAGCCGCTTTACGAGGTCACCGTGGAACTGTTGAATCCGGATGGCCAGGTGCTCGGCCGGATGACCAAGCGCCTCGGACTGCGCCGGCTCGAGCTGTTGCCGCCGGAAGGTGCGCTGCCGCTGCGGTTCGCCGTCAACGGCGTGCCGTTTTTCGCCAAGGGCGCGAATTTCATTCCCACCGATGTGTTCGCCACGCGTGTGACGCCGGAGCGGCTGCGGCGTTACGTGGCCGACGCGGTGGCGGTGAACATGAATTCGCTGCGGTTCTGGGGCGGTGGCTATTATGAGGAGGACGCGCTGTTTGACGCGTGCGACGAACTGGGCGTCTGCGTCTGGCTGGACTTCAAGTTCGCGTGCTCGGCGTATCCGGCGTTTGACGACGCGTTCCTGGCCAACGTGCGGCAGGAGGCACGGGACAACCTGCTCCGCCTCCGGCATCACGCGTGCATCGCCGTGTGGTGCGGCAACAATGAAATCGGCCTCATGACCAAGGAAAAATGGTCGGACCAGAGCATGGGACAGGCGGATTACGACAAGCTGTTCAAGGAATTGCTGGGCGCGGAAGTGAAGGCGCTCGCGCCGCAGGCGAATTACGTTTCCGGCAGCCCCGACTGCGGCGACGTGCATTTTTGGAAGGTCTGGCACGGTGGCGAACAGTTTGAGATTTACCGCACGCTGGACGGGTTCATGAGCGAGTTCGGTTTCCAATCCTTCCCGCATCCGCGGACGATTCGTGCGTTCACCACCGAAGCCGATCGCGCCTCGGTGCTGTCGCCCGTCATGAAATGGCACCAGCGCTCGAACAACGACGGCAATGAGAAAATTGTCGCGATGATCCCGAACTACTTCAAGGCGCCCAAGGATTTTGAAAGCACCGTGTGGCTCAGCCAGATTTTGCAGGGCTACGGCATCAAGATGGGCGCGGAACACTGGCGGCAATCCATGCCCAAGTCGATGGGGTGCGTTTACTGGCAATACAATGATTGCTGGCCGGTCGTCAGCTGGTCGTCGGTGGATTATTTCGGCCGCTGGAAGGCGCTGCATTTTCTGGCACGCCGGTTCTACGCGCCGCTGCTCGTGAGCGGGCTGGAGCACCCCGCGGACGCATCGATTGAAATCTTCGTGACCAGCGACCAGCTCGCGGACACGCGCGGCCAGTTGGTCTGGGAGGTCACCAATCCGCAGGGGACGGTGCTGTTGCGCGACGCCTTGCCGTTGGACATTCCGGCGCGGACGAGCCGGCGCGTTCAGGTGCTGCAACTCGGCCGCGAGGCGCAGCGCCACGGCCCGGCGAACCTCCTGACCTGGCTGCGCCTCGAAGTCGGCGGCCGGGTCGTTTCGGAAAACCTCGTGCTGCTCGTGCGGCCCAAGGAAGTCGCGCTGCCCGATCCCAGGCTCTCCTTCACGGTCCAGGCCGCCGGCGCCGAACACCACGTCACGTTGCGGTCCGAACATCCCGCGTTGTGGGCCTGGCTGGATGTGGAGGACGTGGATGCTGCATTCTCGGACAATTTCCTGCACGTCCAGCCGGACCGGCCCGTGACGGTGGTGGTTCGTCCGCAACATCCATTGGACCGGGCCGGGCTGGTTCGCGCGTTGCGCATCCGGTCGCTCTTCGACCTCAGCGCATAA